The sequence TACTTTGGCGTTAGCTATTTTTTTCTGTAATCTTATTTGCTTGCTCTTATATACCCGTTCTTCTTTTTTAAGCTTAATATAGCTCTCCCACCGTTCTACTGTAAGGCTTCCAGACTCAAGTGCCTCTCTCACGGCACAGTCTGGTTCATCTTCATGGGTACAGTTATTAAACTTACATGTCCTAGCAATTTCAGCAACATCGCTAAAGGTTTTATTTAAGCCCTGGAAATTAAATAAGGCTAGTTCTCTCATGCCTGGTGTATCTATATAAAGTGCTCCATTTTCCAGTGTAAACATTTGCCTATGTGTAGTGGTATGTCGGCCCTTTTGGTCAGCCTCCCTGACATCTGCTGTTTCCATTATCTCTTCACCCATTAATACATTTAGAAGTGTTGATTTACCCACACCAGAGCTCCCCATAACCATATAAGTTTTTGTAGGTTCTAGCAGGGGCATAAGTTTATCTATACCCTTTTTTGTTATAGATGAGATTGCCATGATATCAACCCCTGGAAAAGCACTTTCCACCTCTCCTATTTTATCTATTACTTCTTCCTCTTCTAGCAAGTCTGCCTTTGTTAGCACAATCATAGGAATAGAGCCGGAATCCCACACCATAGCCACATATCTTTCTAGCCTAGCTATACTATAGTCACCAAGTAATGATTGAACCAAAATACATTTATCCACATTTGAACCTATTACTTGTGACTCCACTTCTCCATTTATTCCTTGCCTTTGTAGACAGCTTTGTCTTGGAAGCACTCCTTTAATAATCCAAGGTCCGTTAGGGTTGTTTTCCACTGCCACCCAGTCTCCTACTGCTGGATTTTTAGCCGCATATAGTGACTCATAGATCATTTTCCCAGACATCTTCGCCTGTTTTTCTCCTTCTGTTGTAAAGATATCATATCGTTCTGAGTAAACTGCACTCACTC comes from Alkalicella caledoniensis and encodes:
- the rsgA gene encoding ribosome small subunit-dependent GTPase A, with the protein product MNLTNYGWNEKWEDNFLNLNQREKLVPARVSAVYSERYDIFTTEGEKQAKMSGKMIYESLYAAKNPAVGDWVAVENNPNGPWIIKGVLPRQSCLQRQGINGEVESQVIGSNVDKCILVQSLLGDYSIARLERYVAMVWDSGSIPMIVLTKADLLEEEEVIDKIGEVESAFPGVDIMAISSITKKGIDKLMPLLEPTKTYMVMGSSGVGKSTLLNVLMGEEIMETADVREADQKGRHTTTHRQMFTLENGALYIDTPGMRELALFNFQGLNKTFSDVAEIARTCKFNNCTHEDEPDCAVREALESGSLTVERWESYIKLKKEERVYKSKQIRLQKKIANAKVKKQKVHYKDFKRGKTGKIEYQY